The following proteins come from a genomic window of Edaphobacter sp. 4G125:
- a CDS encoding phytanoyl-CoA dioxygenase family protein, with the protein MPELSLVERRIVLELKNEGVSVTSLAELAIDGTTEMVIAGTEISRALSTLAKRPDHFSGRKAVSADIASTASYRAIFNWGLNLSLLRIVEGYLDLPPAYDGPKVAYTPADGRQAGTRLWHRDREDRRMLKAAIYLTDVPESGGPLQCLKSQIFDGPIDREFSYPVLSHEELEQKLKRKIAEEDITSCTGPAGTIVFMDTARLFHRGKPAVSVDRRAIFHSYFSRNPRHPFFCERSDLSRGELEQFAAGMSPIQRDAVLWRNYLPSLARIVPASVT; encoded by the coding sequence TTGCCTGAGCTTTCTCTGGTAGAGCGCAGAATCGTTCTCGAATTGAAGAACGAAGGGGTATCCGTTACCTCTCTTGCAGAGCTAGCTATCGATGGAACAACAGAGATGGTGATTGCCGGTACCGAGATCTCTCGTGCGCTCTCCACGCTTGCAAAACGCCCGGATCATTTCAGCGGCCGGAAGGCGGTCAGCGCGGATATCGCGAGTACAGCCAGCTATCGGGCCATCTTTAACTGGGGACTTAACCTGTCTTTGTTGCGCATCGTAGAAGGATATCTTGATCTTCCTCCTGCCTATGATGGTCCTAAAGTCGCCTATACTCCCGCAGATGGCCGTCAAGCGGGAACCCGTCTATGGCATCGTGACCGTGAAGACCGCCGCATGTTGAAGGCTGCGATCTATCTGACGGATGTTCCTGAGAGTGGAGGGCCACTTCAGTGTCTTAAGAGCCAGATCTTCGATGGGCCGATCGATCGCGAATTCAGTTATCCCGTATTGAGCCATGAAGAACTGGAACAGAAGCTCAAGCGCAAAATTGCGGAAGAAGACATCACCTCATGCACAGGGCCCGCAGGAACCATCGTTTTTATGGATACTGCTCGTCTTTTCCATCGCGGAAAACCAGCTGTCTCTGTTGATCGTCGTGCGATCTTTCACAGTTACTTTTCTCGGAATCCCAGGCATCCTTTCTTTTGCGAAAGGTCTGATCTCTCTCGGGGCGAACTCGAGCAGTTTGCGGCAGGAATGTCTCCCATACAGCGGGATGCAGTCTTATGGCGAAATTATCTACCCAGTCTCGCCAGGATTGTTCCTGCTAGCGTTACATAA
- a CDS encoding adenine nucleotide alpha hydrolase, whose translation MKKILLSWSGGKDSAWALHVLRQARLFQNEYEVAGLLTTINERFRRVAIHGFHEDLLERQSEATGLPLWKVPLPFPCSNEEYEGRMGIVCKQAIQEGFSGIAFGDLFLEEIRAYRENKLKGTGLKPIFPLWRVPTDQLTQEMMSAGLRARLTCVDPKRVPANFAGRDWNAELVKELPVGVDPCGENGEFHTFAYAGPMFKQPIPVAAEKRIERNGFCYAEIVAK comes from the coding sequence ATGAAGAAGATTCTTTTGAGCTGGAGCGGAGGAAAGGATTCAGCATGGGCGCTGCATGTGTTGCGGCAGGCCCGTCTATTTCAGAATGAGTATGAGGTTGCGGGGCTGCTGACGACAATAAATGAGCGCTTCAGGCGAGTAGCCATCCATGGATTCCACGAAGATTTGCTGGAACGCCAATCAGAAGCGACAGGACTACCTTTATGGAAGGTGCCGCTCCCTTTCCCCTGCTCGAACGAGGAGTACGAGGGACGGATGGGAATTGTGTGTAAGCAGGCAATCCAGGAGGGTTTTTCCGGAATTGCATTCGGGGATCTCTTTCTGGAGGAGATTCGAGCGTACCGCGAGAATAAACTCAAAGGGACAGGATTAAAGCCAATATTTCCGTTATGGAGAGTTCCAACGGACCAACTGACACAGGAGATGATGTCAGCTGGCCTAAGGGCGCGGTTGACCTGTGTCGACCCGAAACGAGTTCCTGCAAACTTTGCGGGAAGGGATTGGAATGCAGAGCTGGTAAAGGAGCTACCGGTCGGGGTTGATCCATGCGGAGAAAACGGAGAGTTTCATACCTTCGCATATGCAGGGCCAATGTTTAAACAACCGATTCCTGTAGCCGCCGAAAAACGGATCGAGAGAAATGGGTTTTGCTATGCGGAGATCGTGGCAAAGTAG
- a CDS encoding MgtC/SapB family protein — MTNPWLHWWTDSVPLLDQSSFPRLLLALILGACIGAERQWRQRAAGLRTNTLVCFGAAAFVDLGLTVAPGTTQVIAYVVSGVGFLGAGAIMKDGGSIRGLNTAATLWCSAAVGACAGAGEMLDAVFVTVLLIGINSVLRPLSRYIDQRSLAMMDTQALYRLRLFCESDSQVDAEYQVTRAIASRLLVLREIRVEKVEETDTSVIQAILESPAHDKTDLSAIAEDLRSFSWTRSVEWMETSAETE; from the coding sequence ATGACCAATCCCTGGCTTCATTGGTGGACCGACTCCGTGCCTTTGCTCGATCAATCGAGCTTTCCACGGCTTTTGTTGGCGTTGATTCTCGGAGCCTGCATTGGGGCTGAACGGCAATGGCGGCAACGCGCTGCCGGACTTCGGACCAACACTCTTGTCTGCTTCGGAGCCGCAGCCTTTGTCGACCTTGGCCTGACCGTTGCTCCTGGAACCACACAGGTTATTGCCTACGTTGTCTCGGGTGTAGGCTTCCTCGGTGCCGGCGCCATCATGAAGGACGGTGGAAGTATCCGCGGTTTGAATACCGCAGCTACATTATGGTGTTCTGCCGCTGTTGGGGCCTGCGCTGGCGCTGGTGAGATGCTCGATGCTGTCTTTGTGACGGTACTCCTGATCGGGATCAACTCCGTCCTCCGTCCACTCTCTCGCTATATCGACCAGCGTTCTCTCGCGATGATGGATACGCAGGCGCTATACCGTCTCCGTCTATTTTGCGAAAGTGACTCTCAAGTCGACGCCGAGTATCAGGTAACCCGCGCGATCGCCTCCCGCCTGCTCGTCCTGCGCGAGATCCGCGTCGAAAAGGTGGAGGAGACAGATACCTCGGTAATTCAGGCCATTCTGGAATCGCCTGCCCATGACAAAACCGATTTATCTGCCATTGCCGAGGATCTGCGGAGCTTCTCCTGGACCCGTTCTGTCGAATGGATGGAAACCAGCGCAGAAACCGAGTAA
- a CDS encoding YXWGXW repeat-containing protein, translating into MVNRLLLTAGCVLLFLLASAQAQAPPPSYPRIAPPPPPREAIPPVPPTHPMWVWRGGHYRWYSGRYVWVPGAYIRPPRPGYRWYPGRWRETPRGWVWVEGRWH; encoded by the coding sequence ATGGTCAATAGACTCCTTCTGACTGCCGGCTGCGTCTTGCTATTTCTCCTGGCATCTGCTCAGGCCCAGGCTCCTCCTCCGTCATATCCTCGTATAGCTCCTCCACCTCCTCCGCGCGAGGCTATCCCACCTGTTCCTCCGACTCATCCTATGTGGGTCTGGCGCGGAGGCCATTATCGCTGGTACAGCGGCCGCTACGTCTGGGTGCCTGGAGCATATATCCGCCCACCACGCCCGGGTTATCGCTGGTATCCCGGACGCTGGCGTGAGACTCCTCGCGGCTGGGTCTGGGTCGAAGGTCGCTGGCATTGA
- a CDS encoding KdsC family phosphatase, which yields MIAEARAEKIKVLIFDVDGVLTDGQIFVIPGSDGKGIESKGFAAHDGLGISLARLGGLRVGIITKRNSQTVAIRARDLKLEFVYQGQAHKMNAIREILEKTGYTINEVAYVGDDIIDLPVMRQCGLAIATANARQQVKDVAHYITPNLGGFGAGRDAIDFILSAQGTLKQVIEQYLDEENPAAGVADVGVGNM from the coding sequence ATGATAGCTGAAGCCCGCGCAGAGAAAATCAAAGTTCTCATCTTCGACGTCGATGGTGTTTTGACCGATGGACAGATCTTCGTAATTCCCGGTTCCGATGGAAAGGGAATTGAGTCCAAGGGATTCGCTGCCCATGATGGTTTAGGAATCTCCCTGGCACGTCTTGGAGGGCTGCGTGTTGGAATCATCACCAAGCGCAACTCGCAGACAGTTGCTATTCGTGCCCGTGATCTGAAGCTCGAGTTTGTCTACCAGGGCCAGGCGCACAAGATGAATGCCATCCGCGAGATTCTCGAGAAGACCGGTTATACCATCAACGAAGTTGCCTATGTTGGAGATGACATCATCGACCTTCCCGTGATGCGCCAGTGTGGGCTCGCAATTGCTACAGCCAATGCCCGGCAACAGGTGAAGGATGTGGCGCATTACATCACTCCAAACCTCGGAGGCTTTGGGGCCGGTCGCGATGCCATCGACTTTATCCTTTCGGCTCAGGGAACGCTGAAACAGGTCATCGAGCAGTACCTTGATGAGGAAAATCCGGCAGCTGGAGTTGCCGACGTCGGCGTGGGAAATATGTAG
- a CDS encoding DEAD/DEAH box helicase, whose amino-acid sequence MPLAAEALEIPTSLAWAHPVTAEWFLRRFGSPTEPQEEGWPSILAGNATLISAPTGSGKTLAAFMVCIDKLLREAIAGTLAPTTQVVYVSPLKALSNDVQKNLDQPLREIQQLALERGYLSTEIRTAVRTGDTLPKERAAMLRNPPHILVTTPESLYILLTAGKSREHLRRVHTVIVDEIHAVADDKRGAHLALSLERLDALVCGENRLSPGAYLTGLAATPQRIGLSATQNPIELVADFLAGVHPERKRATIVQVGQRRELDLAIEVPSDELSSVVTTKMWEEIFDKLAAYTKTHRSTLVFVNTRRLVERIAFALAERLGPENVAAHHGSLSRTLRLDAEQRLKSGQIKILIATASLELGIDIGDVDLVCQIATTRSVAVAMQRIGRAGHWRGAVPKGRLFATTRDDLVEQAALVRSIRSGSLDQLEIPPEPIDVLMQQIVASCGSEPWEEHALYAMFTRAWPYRNLTRARFDEIVALLFSGIESSRGRYGAYLLRDGINGQLHPRRGARMIAISNGGAIPETNLYSVILQPEGVQIATLDEHFAVDSSPGDIVLLGNSSWRIQRIEAAGRVLVEDAHGAPPSLPFWEGEAPQRTAVLSSGVAELREQISALVPNVVPGHISPADSEVAAATAWLMTECGLCPGGAQQLIEYIVTGRAVLGAVPSKTTIIAERFFDEGGGMQLILHAPFGGRINKAWGLALRKRFCRGFNFELQAAATDNGINISLAEQHSFPLADVFQFLTEHTAKELLEQASLASPIFKTRWRWAAGRSLQLLRFSKGKRIAPQIQRTRSEDLLASVFPQAAACFENIEGDIQIPDHPLVDEVMKDVLSEAMDLEGLIEVLRGINDGRIRCLAVDTPMPSQFAHELLNANPYAFLDEAGLEERRARAVSLSRTLPASVLEEAGRLDPQAIDEIRRECWPDLRDEHELHDLLHSLIVLPVEFFASRIEARDWPVFFDRLLRNGRAKVVDSNGIICWASAERTEHLAALWLDNSSVVSKEEALRQCAQGWVQVLGPTTASSFAERLGLNSAEVFQAFLAMEMQGLLMRGIFEYQKSVHDHEIEWCERRILQRIHRRTLHSLRKQIEPVSPAVYMRWLLGWQHLAPQTQLSGEDGVLEALRQLEGFEAPAIEWERTLLPSRVANYDPRWLDALCLSGAVGWGRISPHPAWSNADGAGPRRVVPTNAAPITFYIRESAEWLPHALARERVEESRLNQALSPEALKVRSLLEQRGACFANDIGRILGLSRQSTQQVLWELATAGLTSADGFDQLRAMMDPRRKSSSADTSARRAVRTTAGRWSLFNEAIHAAPDPIERARRNDEALESYARMLLARYGILFRDLLTRESNAPKWRELVGVLRRLEARGEVRGGRFVTGFGGEQYALAEAADSLRTSRSRECSAVIAVAAADPLNLAGIVLPGERVASVPGRQVRYRNGKLYEEGSLVTAEKMEEVAMPLTSELNPAAAAQLF is encoded by the coding sequence ATGCCTTTGGCTGCCGAAGCGCTGGAAATCCCGACCTCGCTCGCATGGGCGCATCCGGTTACGGCTGAATGGTTCCTACGCCGGTTTGGTTCGCCGACGGAGCCGCAGGAAGAGGGGTGGCCTAGCATCCTGGCGGGGAATGCCACGCTCATCTCGGCTCCTACAGGAAGCGGAAAGACACTTGCAGCTTTTATGGTCTGTATTGACAAGCTGCTTCGTGAAGCTATCGCGGGAACATTAGCTCCGACGACACAGGTCGTCTACGTCAGTCCACTTAAGGCGCTTTCAAACGATGTACAAAAGAATCTTGATCAGCCGCTGCGCGAGATTCAGCAGCTTGCATTAGAGCGCGGATATCTTTCAACTGAGATTCGCACAGCGGTAAGGACGGGTGACACCTTGCCGAAGGAGCGCGCTGCGATGCTGCGCAATCCGCCGCATATCCTCGTCACCACACCGGAATCGCTCTACATCCTGCTTACGGCAGGGAAGTCGCGCGAGCACCTGCGTCGTGTGCATACGGTAATCGTCGACGAGATTCATGCAGTAGCCGACGACAAGCGTGGCGCTCACCTTGCGCTTTCATTGGAACGGCTAGACGCCCTTGTATGCGGAGAAAACCGACTTTCGCCTGGAGCGTATCTCACGGGACTTGCTGCGACTCCGCAGCGCATTGGCCTTTCGGCCACACAGAACCCGATTGAGTTAGTGGCTGATTTTCTTGCGGGTGTTCATCCGGAGAGAAAGCGCGCAACCATCGTGCAGGTAGGGCAACGGCGCGAGCTTGATCTTGCGATTGAGGTTCCGTCTGACGAGCTAAGCTCTGTAGTTACTACGAAGATGTGGGAAGAGATCTTCGACAAGCTCGCCGCTTATACAAAGACGCATCGTTCCACGTTGGTTTTCGTAAACACGCGGCGTCTGGTGGAGAGGATTGCGTTCGCTCTTGCCGAGCGTCTGGGGCCGGAAAATGTGGCGGCTCACCATGGCTCGCTTTCTCGCACTCTCCGGCTCGATGCCGAGCAGCGATTGAAGAGCGGCCAGATCAAGATTCTGATTGCAACGGCCTCGCTCGAACTGGGAATTGATATCGGTGATGTCGATCTTGTCTGCCAGATCGCAACGACACGTTCTGTTGCCGTCGCCATGCAGCGGATTGGTCGGGCAGGGCACTGGCGAGGAGCTGTTCCGAAGGGCCGCCTTTTTGCAACGACGCGGGATGATCTGGTGGAGCAGGCTGCATTGGTTCGTTCGATTCGTTCTGGATCTCTCGATCAGCTCGAGATTCCACCAGAACCCATCGATGTTCTGATGCAGCAAATCGTAGCGTCTTGCGGATCCGAACCATGGGAAGAGCATGCTCTCTACGCGATGTTCACTCGAGCCTGGCCCTATCGCAATCTCACTCGCGCTCGCTTCGACGAGATTGTTGCGTTGCTCTTTTCGGGAATCGAATCGAGTCGCGGACGGTATGGTGCCTATCTCCTGCGCGATGGTATTAACGGTCAGCTTCATCCACGACGTGGGGCGCGGATGATCGCGATCTCGAACGGTGGCGCAATCCCTGAGACGAATCTCTACTCCGTCATCCTTCAACCTGAAGGTGTGCAGATCGCGACTCTGGATGAACACTTTGCAGTGGACTCTTCTCCCGGCGACATTGTTCTGCTCGGCAATTCAAGCTGGCGTATCCAGCGGATCGAGGCAGCAGGTCGTGTTCTTGTTGAGGATGCGCACGGCGCGCCACCGAGCCTGCCTTTCTGGGAAGGAGAGGCACCGCAGCGCACCGCTGTACTTTCCTCTGGCGTGGCAGAATTGCGGGAACAGATTTCAGCGCTTGTCCCGAATGTTGTTCCCGGTCACATTTCCCCCGCCGATTCGGAGGTCGCAGCTGCAACCGCATGGTTGATGACGGAGTGCGGCCTCTGTCCTGGCGGAGCGCAGCAACTGATCGAGTACATCGTTACAGGGCGAGCGGTTCTCGGTGCGGTTCCATCGAAGACGACAATCATCGCTGAGCGCTTCTTCGATGAAGGCGGTGGGATGCAACTCATCCTTCATGCTCCTTTCGGAGGGCGGATCAACAAGGCTTGGGGACTAGCGTTGCGAAAGCGCTTCTGCCGTGGATTCAACTTCGAACTGCAGGCTGCTGCGACCGATAACGGCATTAACATCTCGCTTGCGGAGCAACACAGCTTTCCATTGGCTGATGTCTTCCAGTTCCTTACAGAGCACACAGCGAAGGAGCTTCTCGAACAGGCATCGCTGGCTTCACCCATCTTCAAGACTCGCTGGCGGTGGGCTGCGGGGCGGAGTCTGCAACTTCTGCGTTTCTCTAAAGGCAAGCGAATCGCTCCGCAGATCCAGCGCACGCGCTCTGAGGATCTACTAGCCAGTGTCTTTCCCCAGGCTGCGGCCTGCTTTGAAAATATCGAAGGAGATATTCAGATTCCCGATCATCCTCTCGTCGATGAAGTGATGAAAGATGTACTCAGCGAGGCGATGGACCTTGAGGGGCTTATCGAGGTTCTTCGCGGAATCAATGATGGGCGCATCCGCTGCTTGGCAGTAGATACTCCGATGCCATCGCAGTTTGCCCACGAGCTGCTCAATGCAAATCCCTATGCTTTTCTCGATGAAGCTGGACTTGAAGAGCGCCGCGCTCGTGCGGTTTCTTTATCGAGGACACTGCCCGCTAGCGTTCTCGAAGAAGCGGGAAGGCTCGATCCTCAGGCGATCGATGAGATTCGCCGCGAGTGCTGGCCTGACCTTCGCGATGAGCACGAATTGCATGACCTACTGCATTCGTTGATCGTCCTTCCAGTTGAGTTCTTCGCCAGCCGAATCGAGGCTCGTGACTGGCCCGTGTTCTTCGACCGTCTGCTCCGTAACGGCCGTGCCAAGGTTGTTGATAGCAACGGGATCATCTGTTGGGCATCAGCAGAACGAACGGAGCATCTGGCTGCGCTATGGCTTGATAATTCAAGCGTCGTTTCAAAAGAAGAGGCTCTGCGGCAGTGTGCTCAGGGATGGGTGCAGGTGCTTGGCCCTACCACAGCCTCCTCTTTTGCAGAACGACTTGGGCTCAATTCTGCCGAGGTCTTCCAGGCATTTCTTGCGATGGAGATGCAAGGTTTGCTGATGCGAGGAATCTTCGAGTATCAGAAATCTGTACACGATCACGAGATCGAATGGTGCGAGCGTCGCATCTTGCAACGCATTCATCGTCGCACCCTTCATTCGTTGCGCAAACAAATTGAGCCGGTCTCGCCCGCGGTCTATATGCGATGGCTGCTCGGCTGGCAACATCTTGCGCCACAGACGCAGCTGAGTGGCGAAGATGGCGTGCTTGAGGCTTTACGTCAGCTCGAGGGATTCGAAGCTCCGGCGATTGAGTGGGAGCGCACCCTGTTGCCGTCGCGGGTTGCGAACTACGATCCCCGATGGCTGGACGCTCTTTGCCTGTCGGGTGCTGTAGGTTGGGGACGCATCTCCCCCCACCCCGCCTGGTCGAATGCTGACGGTGCGGGGCCTCGACGTGTTGTCCCTACCAATGCAGCGCCTATCACGTTTTATATTCGTGAATCTGCCGAATGGCTTCCCCATGCCCTTGCACGCGAACGAGTCGAAGAATCGCGGCTGAATCAGGCTCTCAGTCCCGAGGCGTTAAAGGTTCGCTCCCTGCTGGAGCAGCGTGGTGCGTGCTTTGCGAACGACATTGGAAGAATCCTCGGACTCTCAAGACAGTCGACGCAGCAGGTTCTATGGGAGCTGGCGACCGCTGGGCTGACCTCTGCTGATGGATTTGATCAGTTGCGGGCCATGATGGATCCTCGCCGGAAGTCATCCTCTGCCGACACGTCGGCTCGGCGTGCGGTACGCACAACCGCTGGAAGATGGTCGTTGTTTAACGAAGCGATTCATGCCGCTCCCGATCCTATTGAGCGGGCACGTCGCAATGATGAGGCGCTGGAGTCTTACGCACGTATGCTACTCGCTCGTTACGGTATTCTCTTCCGTGATTTGCTAACACGTGAGTCGAATGCTCCTAAATGGCGCGAACTGGTTGGGGTTCTTCGCCGCCTGGAAGCTCGTGGAGAAGTAAGAGGCGGGCGCTTTGTTACCGGATTTGGCGGTGAGCAGTATGCCTTGGCGGAAGCAGCGGATTCACTTCGCACCTCACGCTCGCGTGAGTGCAGTGCGGTGATCGCAGTTGCAGCAGCCGACCCGCTCAATCTCGCAGGGATTGTTCTTCCGGGAGAGCGCGTAGCCTCAGTACCTGGCAGGCAGGTTCGTTATCGCAATGGCAAGCTTTACGAAGAAGGCTCTCTCGTTACCGCAGAAAAAATGGAAGAGGTCGCAATGCCCCTTACTTCAGAGTTGAACCCAGCCGCAGCTGCACAGCTTTTCTAG
- a CDS encoding DUF5522 domain-containing protein, with amino-acid sequence MPHRVPKADEKVTSQERQSEDAPSDLAPEDFYYEGPYLVFTAAYHLKRGYCCNSGCRHCPYR; translated from the coding sequence ATGCCGCATCGAGTTCCCAAGGCGGACGAGAAGGTCACTTCGCAAGAGAGGCAATCGGAGGATGCACCTTCAGACCTTGCGCCGGAGGACTTCTATTACGAGGGCCCTTACCTCGTCTTTACGGCGGCCTATCACCTCAAACGCGGATATTGCTGTAACTCCGGCTGCCGCCACTGTCCATATCGCTAA
- a CDS encoding tetratricopeptide repeat protein, translating to MTRFRRFLLFISGLGILLLLPAKALAQKPLTHEEARALDHQSPAWGSVRAHLPDPGVSSGAQLESAADILRARRFLEDALDYYGYALNRGGDPVRLLNKMGVTQLELRDFSAARVSFQRAIKTNKKNPEGWNNLGVIEYLSGRFDAAIGNYKRAIKLDKKSATYHSNMGTALFDRKEFDRARKEYDIALKLDPDMLQHHGSLGITTRMLSPEDHARFCFELARLYAQRGDDPTTMRYLTMASEAGFDILSAMGSDDVFASYRKDPRILVIVKNSKELRERKTTIAEGSGPPPPLPPEKH from the coding sequence ATGACTCGCTTCCGCCGTTTCCTTTTATTCATCTCTGGCTTGGGCATTTTATTGCTTCTCCCCGCGAAGGCCCTCGCGCAGAAGCCTTTGACGCATGAAGAGGCACGTGCGCTCGATCATCAGAGTCCGGCATGGGGTTCTGTTCGCGCTCACCTTCCCGATCCAGGAGTTTCTTCCGGAGCTCAGTTGGAATCTGCCGCCGATATTCTGCGCGCTCGTCGCTTTCTTGAAGATGCGTTGGACTACTACGGCTATGCATTGAATCGTGGCGGTGATCCCGTCCGCCTGCTCAATAAGATGGGTGTCACCCAATTGGAACTACGCGATTTTTCTGCGGCGCGCGTATCTTTTCAGCGAGCTATAAAAACAAATAAGAAAAATCCTGAAGGCTGGAATAATCTTGGCGTGATCGAATATCTAAGTGGACGTTTCGACGCTGCCATCGGGAATTACAAGCGTGCCATCAAGCTAGATAAAAAATCTGCCACCTATCATTCCAATATGGGGACAGCTCTGTTCGATAGAAAAGAGTTCGACCGCGCGCGCAAGGAATATGACATAGCTCTAAAGCTTGATCCAGATATGCTGCAGCATCATGGGTCCCTCGGGATTACCACACGGATGCTGTCTCCTGAAGACCACGCCCGCTTCTGTTTCGAACTCGCCCGCCTTTACGCGCAACGAGGCGATGATCCTACAACAATGCGATATCTGACGATGGCCAGCGAGGCGGGATTCGACATTCTGAGCGCTATGGGTTCGGATGATGTCTTTGCTTCTTATCGGAAAGATCCACGCATCCTTGTCATCGTAAAGAACAGCAAGGAACTTCGTGAGAGAAAGACGACGATCGCGGAAGGATCAGGACCTCCCCCACCATTGCCTCCTGAAAAACATTGA
- a CDS encoding VWA domain-containing protein, producing MRRFTAAILAGAMAGFPGYSLPAVAQQAGPDGTFTLKVQSDIVLTNVVVRDKKTGAIVKGLTANDFTVLENGKPQKIASFDYQDVNEAVALHEKTTVSGKSSIADLVNREFAADPTQLKDHRLIVMFFDLSSMQPEDVDRAVEAAQDYINKKMQPADLVAVVSMDTSLSMDQDFTSDKAALLRTVGRYNGTEGTGFANGNEGGNSGGTSDDASSFTADDSEYNALNTDRELYAIRTIAKSLERVDQRKSLLYFSGGLTRQGVENQASMRAATNAAVRANMAIYSVDSRGLQALPPVGDASKGSLRGTTAYSGGAMQSQLDSNFGSQEVLGTLSSDTGGKAFFDSNDFAPAFQQIQNDTEAYYIVGFRSTNTTHDGSYRKLTIKVNRNDIKLDYRPGYYAAADFQHQKSEDRELALTEQMRSDLPATDVAVYLQALYFRMDDNRFFIPVSLIVPGSQIPFLKNGDSDKASIDIMGQVKNAQGIIVGNVRDTVKLALNSSQQVTRKNIQYSTGFTLAPGRYHLKFVIRENQTGRMGSFETDLQVPDLKKIPLKLSSIVLASQQTPDTKKSTNPLVRDGVAWIPNVAHVFRQDQHLYFLYEVYDPTRQKNEGSAPKASPGLTRRPSGAIKVLTSIEFLSGGVKVYETPLVSADAINVPERQAVAFQFDVPLTQLKPGTYICQINVIDDAGGSFSFPRLALRVEPPAAAPRQTAVSTPIEQSR from the coding sequence ATGCGGCGATTTACAGCAGCGATCCTGGCGGGAGCGATGGCAGGTTTCCCTGGATACAGCCTTCCCGCAGTAGCCCAGCAGGCGGGTCCTGATGGCACTTTTACCCTCAAGGTGCAGAGCGATATCGTGCTCACGAATGTCGTAGTTCGTGACAAGAAGACGGGAGCCATCGTAAAGGGACTTACTGCAAACGACTTTACCGTTCTCGAAAACGGTAAGCCGCAAAAGATCGCCAGCTTTGACTATCAGGATGTCAACGAAGCCGTTGCCCTGCACGAGAAGACAACGGTCAGCGGCAAGAGTTCGATTGCAGATCTGGTGAATCGTGAATTTGCTGCAGATCCGACGCAACTCAAAGATCATCGCCTGATCGTGATGTTCTTCGATCTGAGCAGTATGCAACCTGAAGATGTAGATCGCGCAGTTGAAGCCGCACAGGACTATATCAATAAGAAGATGCAGCCTGCTGATCTTGTCGCTGTGGTCAGCATGGACACTTCGCTAAGCATGGACCAGGACTTTACCTCGGATAAAGCCGCCCTGCTAAGGACGGTTGGACGCTACAACGGCACCGAAGGAACCGGCTTTGCGAATGGAAACGAAGGGGGCAATTCCGGAGGAACCTCGGACGATGCATCTTCATTTACTGCTGATGACTCGGAGTACAACGCATTGAACACAGATCGAGAACTTTATGCGATCCGCACCATTGCCAAGAGTCTGGAACGCGTGGACCAGCGTAAAAGCCTGCTCTACTTCTCCGGCGGCCTGACAAGGCAAGGGGTCGAGAATCAGGCCAGTATGCGTGCAGCGACGAACGCCGCAGTGCGAGCAAATATGGCGATCTACAGCGTGGACTCGCGCGGCTTGCAAGCCCTGCCGCCGGTCGGCGATGCCTCCAAGGGAAGCCTTCGTGGAACAACAGCCTATAGTGGCGGGGCGATGCAGAGTCAGCTCGATTCGAACTTCGGCTCGCAGGAGGTGCTGGGGACGCTTTCAAGCGATACCGGCGGAAAGGCGTTTTTCGATTCAAACGACTTTGCTCCCGCTTTTCAGCAGATTCAGAACGACACAGAGGCGTATTACATTGTCGGTTTCCGCTCGACCAATACGACGCACGATGGAAGCTATCGCAAGCTGACAATCAAAGTAAACCGCAACGACATAAAGCTGGATTACCGGCCTGGATATTATGCAGCGGCAGACTTCCAACACCAGAAGAGCGAAGATCGAGAGTTGGCGCTGACCGAGCAGATGAGAAGCGACCTGCCCGCAACTGACGTCGCGGTCTATCTGCAGGCACTTTACTTCCGCATGGACGATAACCGGTTCTTTATCCCCGTCTCACTGATTGTGCCTGGCTCGCAGATTCCCTTCCTGAAAAACGGCGATAGCGATAAGGCCAGCATCGACATTATGGGACAGGTAAAGAACGCCCAGGGAATCATTGTAGGGAACGTACGCGATACCGTGAAGTTGGCACTCAATTCTTCGCAACAGGTGACGCGAAAGAATATTCAATATTCCACGGGCTTTACGCTAGCTCCAGGACGCTATCACCTGAAGTTCGTCATAAGAGAGAATCAAACCGGACGCATGGGGAGCTTCGAGACTGACCTCCAGGTCCCGGACCTCAAGAAAATCCCACTCAAGCTGAGTTCTATCGTTCTGGCCAGCCAACAGACCCCTGATACCAAGAAAAGCACCAATCCGCTGGTGCGGGACGGGGTGGCGTGGATTCCGAACGTAGCTCACGTCTTTCGCCAGGACCAGCACCTCTACTTCCTCTATGAGGTCTATGATCCAACGCGGCAGAAGAATGAAGGATCTGCGCCAAAGGCATCTCCGGGGCTGACGCGAAGGCCATCGGGGGCGATCAAAGTGCTGACCAGCATTGAGTTCCTAAGTGGAGGAGTAAAGGTGTATGAGACGCCGCTGGTTTCGGCAGATGCGATCAACGTACCTGAGCGACAAGCTGTGGCCTTTCAGTTCGATGTGCCGCTAACACAATTGAAACCAGGAACATACATCTGCCAGATCAACGTAATCGACGATGCCGGTGGCAGCTTCAGTTTCCCACGGCTAGCGCTTCGAGTTGAACCGCCAGCCGCAGCTCCACGGCAAACAGCGGTGAGCACTCCCATCGAGCAATCGCGATAG